One genomic segment of Bombina bombina isolate aBomBom1 chromosome 4, aBomBom1.pri, whole genome shotgun sequence includes these proteins:
- the LOC128655348 gene encoding carboxypeptidase B, translating into MWYILLLVSVAAVSAEPRSFHGEKVFRVFPQTAEHVELIKTMASNAKLDFWVPDSVDLVEQGRRADFRAEGHVAYDVQALIEQSGMQFEIMIDDLQQALEKQRDSNIRAIHSYEKYNDLATINAWTADISAQNPGLVSRSQIGTSYEGRPIYLLKVGKSGVNKKAVFIDCGFHAREWISIAFCQWFVKEAVDTYGSDAEFTNLLNNLDFYVLPVLNVDGYAYTWTNNRMWRKTRSPNANSSCVGTDPNRNFNAGWCTVGASSRACDETYCGTAPESEKETKALANFIRSNIASIKGYLTIHSYSQMLLFPYSYSYSLAKDHTELNNVARDAVSRLTSLYKTKYTYGPGGTTIYLAAGGSDDWAYDAGVKFSYTFELRDTGRYGFALPESQIKATSEETLLAVKYIASYIASNA; encoded by the exons ATGTGGTACATACTCCTTCTCGTGAGCGTGGCAGCAGTCTCTGCTGAACCCAGAAGCTTCCATGG GGAGAAGGTTTTTAGAGTATTCCCTCAAACTGCTGAGCATGTAGAACTGATCAAAACTATGGCCAGCAATGCAAAG CTTGATTTCTGGGTCCCTGATTCTGTGGATCTTGTGGAACAAGGAAGACGTGCTGATTTCCGTGCTGAGGGTCATGTAGCATATGATGTTCAGGCACTCATTGAACAAAGTGGAATGCAATTTGA AATTATGATCGATGATTTGCAGCAAGCCCTGGAAAAGCAACGTGATAGCAACATTCGTGCTATACACAGCTATGAGAAGTACAATGACCTGGCTACG ATTAATGCCTGGACTGCCGATATTTCTGCTCAAAACCCAGGTCTTGTGTCTCGCTCTCAGATTGGAACTTCATATGAGGGTCGCCCTATTTATTTACTGAAG GTTGGAAAGAGTGGAGTAAACAAGAAGGCTGTCTTTATTGACTGTGGATTCCATGCAAGAGAGTGGATCAGTATTGCATTTTGCCAGTGGTTTGTAAAAGAG GCCGTTGATACTTATGGCTCTGATGCTGAATTCACCAATCTTCTAAATAATCTGGACTTCTACGTTCTGCCAGTTCTCAATGTTGATGGCTACGCTTACACCTGGACCAAC AACCGTATGTGGAGAAAGACTCGTTCCCCCAATGCAAATAGCAGTTGTGTTGGCACAGATCCTAACAGGAATTTCAATGCCGGATGGTGCA CTGTTGGAGCCTCTTCAAGGGCTTGTGATGAAACCTATTGTGGCACTGCTCCTGAATCTGAAAAGGAAACAAAAGCTCTTGCTAACTTCATCCGCAGTAACATTGCTTCCATCAAGGGCTACCTGACCATCCACTCCTATTCCCAGATGCTGCTTTTCCCCTATTCTTACAGCTACAGTCTTGCTAAGGATCACACTGAGTTG aacaatgttGCTAGGGATGCTGTGTCTAGACTGACTTCATTGTATAAAACCAAATACACTTATGGACCAGGAGGAACAACCATCT ACCTTGCTGCTGGAGGCTCAGATGATTGGGCTTATGATGCAGGTGTTAAGTTCTCATATACCTTCGAGCTCCGTGACACAGGAAGATATGGATTTGCTCTCCCTGAATCTCAGATCAAAGCAACCTCTGAAGAAACATTGCTTGCTGTCAAATACATTGCAAGTTACATTGCCAGCAATGCATAA